The following proteins come from a genomic window of Gynuella sunshinyii YC6258:
- a CDS encoding nitrogen fixation protein NifQ yields MLPVTKDSVEHIPWLLNCRWFGQMLSSQRQGVSCLPFYLGLTPQQFTDTCECCVSTRVLINDDYFKPPVGEDIRQMLLEQRQDECDELNALLVDHRRGACDSELWIAPMVVAGCMGGGHLWHDLGLSDRTMLNELLNFNFPSLAQQNVHDMKWKKFLYRQLCERGGDYICRAPSCQECQGFNDCYGNEEHIYPHG; encoded by the coding sequence TTGCTGCCGGTCACAAAAGACTCTGTCGAACACATACCATGGTTGCTGAACTGTCGCTGGTTCGGACAGATGTTGTCATCCCAGCGCCAGGGGGTGTCATGTTTGCCTTTCTATCTGGGACTGACGCCACAACAGTTTACAGATACCTGTGAGTGCTGTGTGTCGACCCGAGTGTTGATCAACGACGATTATTTCAAACCGCCTGTAGGAGAAGATATCCGGCAAATGTTGCTGGAGCAACGACAGGACGAGTGTGATGAGTTGAACGCCTTGTTGGTGGATCATCGCAGAGGGGCGTGTGATTCAGAGTTGTGGATCGCACCAATGGTCGTGGCCGGTTGCATGGGCGGCGGGCATCTCTGGCATGACCTGGGATTGTCTGATCGCACCATGCTGAACGAACTCCTGAACTTCAATTTTCCATCACTGGCACAGCAGAATGTCCATGATATGAAATGGAAGAAGTTTCTGTACCGGCAGTTATGTGAGCGCGGCGGTGACTACATTTGCCGGGCACCGAGCTGTCAGGAATGTCAGGGTTTCAATGATTGCTATGGCAATGAAGAACACATTTATCCACATGGTTAG
- the grxD gene encoding Grx4 family monothiol glutaredoxin — MSDTTTKIKQQIATHPVLLYMKGTPEEPQCGFSKTAVAALKSVITEFTYVNVLAAPFIREKLPAISNWPTYPQLFVQGELVGGCDVVCEMVADGSLKALLADAGLLQTDGV; from the coding sequence ATGTCTGATACCACCACCAAGATCAAACAACAAATTGCCACTCATCCTGTGCTGTTGTACATGAAAGGCACACCGGAGGAACCTCAATGTGGTTTTTCCAAAACGGCCGTCGCTGCATTGAAATCAGTGATTACCGAGTTCACCTATGTGAACGTGCTGGCGGCACCATTCATCCGCGAGAAGCTGCCGGCGATTTCCAACTGGCCGACCTACCCGCAGCTATTTGTACAGGGCGAACTGGTGGGTGGCTGCGATGTGGTCTGTGAAATGGTGGCCGATGGCAGCCTGAAAGCCTTGCTGGCCGATGCTGGATTATTACAGACTGACGGTGTTTAA
- a CDS encoding BolA family protein yields the protein MQEQIKSLIEAEFENAEVSFLGEECNFTVQVVSEEFTGLTPVKRQQKVLAGVQGLIASGALHAISVKAMTPAEWQKKSTAL from the coding sequence ATGCAGGAACAGATCAAATCCCTGATTGAAGCAGAGTTTGAAAATGCTGAAGTCAGCTTCCTGGGGGAAGAGTGTAATTTTACCGTACAAGTGGTCAGTGAAGAGTTTACGGGTCTGACACCGGTAAAGCGGCAACAGAAAGTGCTGGCCGGTGTACAGGGGCTGATTGCTTCGGGCGCGCTGCATGCCATCTCTGTTAAGGCAATGACCCCGGCTGAATGGCAGAAAAAATCCACTGCTTTATAA
- a CDS encoding SIR2 family protein, giving the protein MDIQQLECYRQQIEQGHLIPYIGPGTLRGVINQEDGTPIPADSDSLILAMNNGRPMAPKLMYEFPRAAMNLELKRGRSFVERFLTQTYGEKQWSVSALHQWIASLNAPYIIDINRDTQLQNLYADREYILVVGCARLSGTQYRFQIYHHSHGNYQVIEQHQVNPDLPVLFKPMGTPLPSPCYIASDADYVDYITELMGGFAIPAFLKLRRQNKQYLLLGMHLNRDTERMVFSDIIYGANEQLAGWALIENANDKERRYCSKKQIEVIDLEYDPEQEAVEAVFS; this is encoded by the coding sequence ATGGATATTCAACAACTTGAATGTTACCGGCAACAGATCGAACAAGGACACCTGATTCCGTATATCGGTCCGGGTACTTTACGGGGGGTGATCAATCAGGAAGATGGTACGCCTATTCCCGCTGACAGTGACTCACTGATCCTGGCAATGAATAATGGCAGACCGATGGCACCAAAGCTGATGTATGAGTTTCCCCGCGCGGCAATGAATCTCGAACTCAAGCGCGGGCGCAGTTTCGTGGAACGTTTTCTGACTCAAACCTATGGCGAAAAACAGTGGAGCGTGTCTGCGCTGCATCAGTGGATCGCATCCCTCAACGCGCCTTATATCATCGATATCAATCGCGATACCCAATTGCAAAACCTGTATGCCGACCGCGAATACATTTTGGTAGTCGGTTGTGCACGTCTCAGTGGCACTCAATATCGTTTTCAGATCTATCATCATTCACATGGTAACTATCAGGTTATCGAACAGCACCAGGTCAATCCCGATTTGCCCGTGCTGTTTAAACCTATGGGAACACCGCTTCCTTCGCCCTGTTATATCGCCTCTGATGCGGATTACGTGGATTACATCACCGAGTTGATGGGTGGATTTGCCATTCCGGCATTTCTGAAACTGCGCCGACAAAATAAACAATATCTGTTACTGGGCATGCATTTGAATCGAGATACCGAGCGGATGGTTTTCAGCGATATCATTTATGGTGCCAACGAACAACTGGCCGGCTGGGCATTGATTGAAAATGCCAATGATAAGGAACGTCGCTACTGCAGCAAAAAACAGATCGAAGTGATTGATCTCGAATACGATCCGGAACAGGAAGCGGTCGAGGCAGTTTTTTCCTGA
- a CDS encoding DUF6691 family protein, which translates to MKLKSIITTLIPFFGGTLFGLGLLISGMNNPAKVRGFLDILGNWQPALIAVMASAVLIFGLAFQFSKRRKTPWFGDRFHLPGLSGISFRLLAGAVLFGIGWGLIGLCPGPALVDLASLHWPAVGFVVAMITGNRLAHYLVGPAR; encoded by the coding sequence ATGAAACTGAAATCAATCATCACAACTCTGATTCCGTTTTTCGGTGGCACATTGTTTGGACTCGGATTGCTGATTTCCGGAATGAACAACCCGGCCAAAGTCCGTGGTTTTCTGGATATTCTGGGCAACTGGCAACCAGCACTGATTGCGGTTATGGCTTCGGCAGTGCTGATTTTCGGGTTGGCATTTCAATTCAGTAAACGCCGGAAAACACCATGGTTCGGAGATAGGTTTCACTTACCTGGCCTGAGTGGTATTTCGTTCCGGCTGCTGGCAGGTGCCGTGCTGTTTGGTATTGGCTGGGGGCTGATTGGTCTTTGCCCCGGTCCGGCACTGGTGGATCTGGCCAGTCTGCACTGGCCTGCCGTTGGCTTTGTGGTTGCCATGATCACCGGAAACCGTCTGGCCCATTATCTGGTTGGGCCGGCCCGATAA
- a CDS encoding YeeE/YedE family protein: MTSELLGGALIGTAAALLWLGIGRISGMTGVISSLFSLQISRYRWALWFLAGVIIANPLYRLAGGQVSIDMNDSMPLWLTAGVLVGFGTYIGNGCTSGHGVCGIGRFSPRSIVSTVTFIVTGMITVTLMNGVAG; the protein is encoded by the coding sequence ATGACAAGTGAACTGTTAGGCGGGGCCCTGATCGGTACAGCCGCGGCTTTGCTATGGTTGGGCATTGGCCGAATCAGCGGAATGACCGGGGTTATTTCATCGTTATTCAGCTTACAAATATCCCGTTACCGCTGGGCATTGTGGTTTCTGGCCGGGGTGATCATAGCCAATCCGCTGTATCGTCTCGCCGGTGGCCAAGTATCCATTGATATGAATGACAGCATGCCATTGTGGCTGACCGCCGGAGTGCTGGTCGGATTTGGAACCTACATTGGCAATGGCTGCACCAGCGGACATGGTGTCTGTGGTATTGGTCGATTTTCCCCGCGTTCCATTGTATCGACGGTAACGTTTATCGTGACTGGAATGATCACGGTAACCTTGATGAATGGAGTGGCCGGCTGA
- a CDS encoding PhnE/PtxC family ABC transporter permease, with protein sequence MPDGIAGTATSTGKRFFHLSLLLCVSALLCLPWADLQLYPSEPWQELGRIGWGFITPWWNDPATLINALGQTVAFALLAVVLAVPAGLLLAMYWHWRLLRTLAASIRAVHEIFWGLLFMQIWGLSATTGLLAILVPYTGIFAKVFAEIFARQNRQPGLAISPTTQRLSRYAYTLIPQSFTELSHYVRYRFECALRSSAILGFIGLPTLGFHLETAFKQGSYSEAAALLWLFFLLIATLRWWLRPRLIPLYAVVALWLLPATPATPDGLFWRFISEDIWPQSLLQLNGLETLHWYSSVFRREAWPALLQTLLLTQLALVLTGVLALLLYPFASQAIIGRGRTAGQCLLLIMRSTPEMIFAFIFLLLFGPSGLPAVLALAVHNGGLIGFLLAGHSEKQPHRTDDPTGLNRYLYLHTPRLYPGFLAFLFYRWEVILRESAIMGILGIATLGFYIDSAFEEIRYDKAFFLILITALLNVLVDSISRQLRRRAGAENMEDTGY encoded by the coding sequence ATGCCTGACGGAATAGCTGGCACAGCGACCAGTACCGGCAAACGTTTCTTTCACCTCAGTTTGCTGCTGTGTGTCTCCGCACTCTTATGCCTGCCCTGGGCAGATCTGCAACTATATCCCTCTGAACCCTGGCAGGAACTGGGTCGTATCGGCTGGGGATTTATTACCCCCTGGTGGAATGACCCGGCCACGTTGATCAATGCTCTGGGCCAGACCGTTGCGTTTGCGCTGCTCGCGGTGGTGCTGGCGGTACCGGCCGGCCTGCTGCTGGCCATGTACTGGCATTGGCGATTGCTGCGCACATTGGCTGCATCCATACGGGCTGTTCACGAGATCTTCTGGGGATTGCTGTTCATGCAGATCTGGGGATTGAGTGCCACCACAGGGTTGCTGGCCATTCTGGTACCCTATACCGGCATATTTGCCAAAGTCTTTGCGGAGATTTTCGCGCGCCAGAACCGCCAGCCGGGACTGGCAATATCTCCCACCACCCAGCGCCTGAGTCGCTACGCCTATACCTTGATTCCGCAGTCGTTCACGGAGCTGTCCCATTATGTTCGCTATCGTTTCGAATGCGCCCTGCGCTCCAGCGCGATACTCGGTTTTATCGGTTTACCCACTCTGGGGTTTCATCTGGAAACCGCATTTAAGCAAGGCAGTTACAGTGAGGCCGCTGCCCTTTTGTGGCTGTTTTTTCTATTGATCGCCACCCTCCGCTGGTGGCTCCGGCCGAGACTGATACCTCTCTACGCCGTGGTGGCTCTGTGGTTGCTGCCGGCAACGCCCGCCACTCCTGATGGTCTGTTCTGGCGGTTTATCTCTGAAGATATCTGGCCGCAATCATTACTGCAGTTAAACGGGCTCGAAACCCTGCACTGGTACAGCTCGGTATTCCGTCGCGAGGCCTGGCCGGCGCTGCTGCAAACATTGTTGTTGACGCAACTGGCCCTGGTGCTTACAGGTGTGCTGGCATTGTTGCTTTATCCGTTTGCCAGTCAGGCCATCATCGGCAGGGGGCGAACCGCCGGTCAATGTCTGTTGCTGATCATGCGCTCCACACCGGAAATGATCTTTGCCTTTATCTTCCTGCTGCTGTTTGGCCCATCAGGGCTGCCGGCCGTACTGGCATTGGCGGTTCACAACGGCGGTCTGATCGGATTTCTACTGGCCGGTCATAGCGAAAAACAGCCTCATCGCACCGACGATCCAACCGGGCTCAACCGCTATCTGTATCTGCACACACCGAGACTGTATCCGGGTTTTCTGGCGTTTTTGTTTTACCGCTGGGAAGTCATTCTGCGCGAAAGCGCCATCATGGGCATATTGGGAATTGCCACGCTGGGTTTTTATATTGATTCCGCATTCGAGGAAATCCGCTATGACAAAGCTTTTTTTCTGATCCTCATAACCGCTCTGCTGAATGTATTGGTGGACAGTATATCGAGACAGTTGCGTCGGCGTGCTGGTGCAGAAAATATGGAAGACACCGGCTATTAA
- a CDS encoding ATP-binding cassette domain-containing protein — MTHNRPMLQNALSTPLFSLNHANLDIGRTRILHDISLEVHAGEKIVLIGPSGAGKSSLLEWLYQQQAGSIALCPQASGLVDVLSSYQNIFMGGLERHGSIYNLWNLIRPHIADRQHITRLAADLGIADQLWKSVDQLSGGQRQRVAIGRALFRQQPVFFGDEPVSALDPAQSEIILKLLIERHQTLLVSLHNRRLALDHFDRVIALKHGRIQYDGPVSGLTSDALDGFYA; from the coding sequence TTGACGCATAACCGCCCGATGTTGCAGAACGCTCTCAGCACACCGTTGTTTTCTCTCAATCATGCCAACCTGGACATCGGCAGAACCCGGATTCTGCACGACATCAGTCTGGAGGTTCATGCTGGCGAGAAAATTGTACTGATCGGCCCTTCCGGGGCCGGTAAGTCCAGCCTGCTTGAATGGCTGTATCAACAGCAGGCCGGCAGCATTGCCTTATGTCCGCAGGCATCCGGTCTGGTGGACGTTCTATCGTCCTACCAGAATATTTTTATGGGTGGACTGGAGCGGCATGGTTCTATTTATAACCTGTGGAATCTGATCAGACCCCACATCGCTGACCGGCAGCACATTACCAGACTGGCAGCAGACCTGGGTATCGCAGACCAGTTATGGAAATCCGTGGATCAGCTCTCCGGCGGCCAACGGCAGCGGGTGGCCATTGGTCGGGCGCTGTTTCGTCAGCAACCGGTCTTTTTCGGTGATGAACCCGTTTCAGCGCTGGATCCGGCCCAGAGCGAAATCATTCTGAAGCTACTCATTGAACGTCACCAGACATTACTGGTGAGCCTGCATAATCGCCGCCTGGCACTGGATCATTTCGATCGGGTTATCGCCCTCAAACACGGACGCATCCAGTACGATGGTCCGGTATCCGGATTGACCTCCGATGCATTGGATGGATTCTATGCCTGA
- a CDS encoding putative selenate ABC transporter substrate-binding protein: MMKKLIRLATILTLLFTTGISVAETFVFTAIPDEDESRLQQRFNKVADYLAGELGVEVQYVPVKSYAAAITAFRNNQVQLAWFGGLSGVQARRLVPGSSALAQGYEDQFFKTYFIAHHSTGLQKSDHLTDALKGKTFTFGSKGSTSGRLMPEFYLREAFQAAPEDIFARVGFSGDHSRTIAQVQSGAYQVGAVNYTVWENELTAGNIDLNKIQVIWETPTYPDYQWTIRGDADSHFGTGFTDKVRQALLNMKDQELLASFPRQSFVPASNDDYAPIEATAKAIGLID, translated from the coding sequence ATGATGAAAAAACTGATAAGGCTGGCAACCATTTTGACGCTATTGTTCACCACGGGCATCTCGGTCGCTGAAACATTTGTATTCACCGCCATCCCGGATGAAGATGAATCCCGGTTGCAGCAACGCTTCAATAAAGTGGCTGACTATCTGGCCGGAGAGCTGGGAGTGGAGGTGCAATACGTCCCGGTCAAATCCTATGCCGCAGCCATAACCGCGTTCCGTAACAATCAGGTGCAACTGGCCTGGTTCGGTGGTTTATCGGGAGTGCAGGCCCGTCGCCTGGTACCAGGATCCAGTGCCCTTGCTCAGGGCTATGAAGATCAGTTTTTCAAAACCTATTTCATCGCCCATCACAGCACCGGTTTGCAGAAGAGTGATCACCTGACGGACGCTCTGAAAGGCAAAACATTTACCTTTGGTTCAAAAGGCTCCACTTCTGGTCGGCTGATGCCGGAGTTCTATCTGCGCGAAGCGTTTCAAGCTGCACCCGAAGATATTTTCGCCCGGGTCGGGTTTTCCGGTGATCACAGTCGCACCATCGCACAGGTGCAGTCGGGCGCCTATCAAGTCGGGGCGGTGAACTATACGGTCTGGGAAAACGAACTGACAGCTGGCAATATCGATCTCAATAAAATCCAGGTGATCTGGGAAACTCCAACCTATCCCGATTATCAATGGACCATTCGTGGCGATGCAGATAGCCATTTTGGCACCGGCTTTACCGATAAAGTCCGTCAAGCGCTACTGAATATGAAGGATCAGGAGCTGTTGGCCAGCTTCCCCCGGCAATCGTTTGTGCCAGCCTCCAACGATGACTACGCACCAATAGAAGCCACCGCCAAGGCCATCGGTCTGATTGATTGA
- the mnmH gene encoding tRNA 2-selenouridine(34) synthase MnmH: MSRPDTDDYAAIFLHDTPMMDTRAPGEFLKGAFPHTVSLPLMTDNERAKVGTCYKQQGQQKAIELGHQLVSGTLKEERIQRWLEFARAHPDGYLYCWRGGLRSQIVQQWLQQAGCDYPRIKGGYKALRRFLIDTQERIVSNTRFRILAGHTGCAKTDLLTAVPGSIDLEGLAHHRGSTFGKRPAGQPSQIDFENRLAIALLRQDHQYPGATILLEDESRLIGRCALPETLRRRMAEAPLIIVESTLEQRVEHSFRNYILNKLAEWQQARGAEEGFTAFAEDLTTSLFKIRRRLGGLRYQELSAILEQALKQQQQGDDSLHREWIRILLRDYYDPMYDYQLSQKQGPVEFRGTATDIKNYLLTH; this comes from the coding sequence ATGAGTCGTCCGGATACTGATGACTATGCCGCCATTTTTCTGCACGACACCCCGATGATGGACACCCGCGCGCCGGGAGAATTTCTGAAAGGCGCCTTCCCGCACACGGTCAGCCTGCCACTGATGACGGACAACGAACGGGCCAAAGTCGGCACCTGCTATAAACAGCAAGGTCAACAAAAAGCTATTGAACTGGGCCATCAACTGGTCAGCGGCACACTGAAAGAAGAACGCATTCAGCGCTGGCTCGAATTCGCCCGTGCTCATCCGGATGGCTACCTGTATTGCTGGCGGGGAGGCTTACGCAGCCAGATCGTGCAACAATGGCTGCAACAGGCCGGCTGTGATTATCCAAGGATCAAAGGAGGCTATAAGGCGTTGCGACGATTTCTGATCGATACTCAGGAACGCATTGTCAGTAACACTCGTTTTCGTATACTGGCCGGCCATACCGGCTGTGCCAAGACCGACCTCCTGACAGCGGTTCCGGGCAGTATCGATCTTGAAGGTCTCGCCCATCACCGCGGCAGTACATTTGGTAAACGCCCGGCCGGCCAGCCATCACAGATCGACTTTGAAAACCGGCTGGCCATTGCGCTGCTGCGGCAGGACCATCAATACCCTGGTGCCACCATTCTGCTGGAGGACGAAAGCCGGCTGATCGGTCGCTGTGCCCTGCCGGAAACACTGCGCCGGCGCATGGCTGAGGCCCCACTGATTATTGTCGAGAGTACGCTGGAACAACGGGTCGAACACAGTTTCCGCAACTACATCCTGAATAAGCTGGCGGAATGGCAACAGGCCAGAGGGGCTGAGGAAGGCTTTACGGCATTTGCCGAAGACCTCACCACTTCGCTGTTCAAAATTCGTCGCAGATTGGGCGGCTTACGTTATCAGGAGCTGAGCGCGATTCTGGAACAGGCATTGAAACAACAGCAACAGGGTGATGACTCGCTGCACCGGGAGTGGATCCGCATTCTGTTAAGGGATTACTACGACCCCATGTACGATTATCAGCTGTCGCAAAAACAAGGACCGGTGGAGTTCCGCGGAACGGCCACTGACATTAAAAATTACCTGCTCACTCACTAA
- the selD gene encoding selenide, water dikinase SelD — protein sequence MKLTEYSHGAGCGCKISPKILDSILASSLQIPTDARLLVGNSSKDDAAAYDLGNGQVILSTTDFFMPIADDPFDFGRIAATNAISDIFAMGGKPLMAIAILGWPVNVLAPEVAQQVVDGGRQACAEAGILLAGGHSIDSPEPIFGLAVTGIVAKDQLKQNNTATPGCRLYLTKPLGVGILTTAQKQKKLRPEHEFLARDVMCMMNSVGAQVSQLDGVEAITDVTGFGLMGHLLEVCEGSGVNAVLQESSIPLLPPVRDYIALGCLPGGTVRNFDSYGHKIAPLSDEQRALFCDPQTSGGLLIAVQPDQASALEKLLTDAGVYAECIGELVNARDDYRIEVIA from the coding sequence ATCAAATTAACGGAATACAGCCATGGCGCCGGCTGCGGCTGTAAGATTTCCCCCAAAATACTCGACAGTATTCTGGCCTCATCGTTACAGATCCCGACAGATGCCAGGCTGCTCGTGGGTAACAGCAGCAAAGACGATGCGGCAGCCTACGATCTTGGCAATGGTCAGGTGATCCTGAGTACTACGGATTTTTTTATGCCGATCGCCGACGATCCATTTGATTTTGGCCGTATCGCCGCCACCAACGCCATCAGCGATATCTTTGCCATGGGTGGAAAGCCTTTAATGGCCATCGCCATTCTGGGCTGGCCGGTCAATGTGCTGGCTCCCGAAGTGGCACAGCAGGTCGTGGACGGCGGACGGCAGGCCTGTGCAGAAGCCGGAATTCTATTGGCGGGTGGTCACAGTATTGATTCCCCGGAACCCATTTTTGGCCTCGCCGTCACCGGCATCGTCGCCAAAGACCAGCTGAAACAGAACAACACCGCTACGCCGGGCTGCCGGCTCTACCTGACCAAACCCCTGGGCGTAGGCATACTGACCACCGCCCAGAAACAGAAAAAGCTGCGGCCAGAACATGAATTTCTGGCCCGTGATGTTATGTGCATGATGAACTCTGTCGGTGCTCAGGTATCACAGCTGGATGGTGTGGAAGCCATTACCGATGTGACCGGCTTTGGCCTGATGGGCCATTTGCTGGAAGTGTGTGAAGGCAGTGGTGTAAACGCCGTACTGCAGGAGAGTAGCATTCCCCTGCTGCCACCGGTACGGGACTACATCGCTCTTGGCTGTCTGCCCGGAGGTACTGTCCGCAATTTTGATTCCTATGGTCACAAAATTGCGCCATTGTCTGACGAACAGCGGGCCCTGTTCTGCGACCCCCAGACCAGCGGCGGACTGCTGATCGCGGTTCAGCCTGACCAGGCGTCAGCGTTGGAAAAACTGCTGACAGATGCCGGTGTATACGCCGAATGCATCGGCGAGCTGGTCAATGCCCGCGACGATTATCGCATCGAGGTTATTGCATGA
- a CDS encoding methyl-accepting chemotaxis protein: protein MKYLTLSQKLLFGVIVPIILAFGILTTVIGFQLDSSLTSMHEEAASNNVESRSSEISRWLTGYMNWLSSLANSESLRYSMSNEERSDWLKRYVINDPAIDVLLFADRDGMTITQKGPTPLDVSDREYFQELLSGRSRSGIISQPMISKATGHPVSVVAVPVIENNRTIGVLAVALTLEELSKVANQLAANPGAGEFGWVVDADGVAVAHPDKTMRMKLNITKGDQNGFLGMTALSREVLSGRSGIGSYLRPDGEKFVMIFAPIEVSPGWVIGLSVPAKNFTKTTYAILRNIITLMVLAFIALVIVLIGISGMIVKPIRRVVNMLKDIAEGEGDLTQRLPVEGKDEQAQLADGFNRFADRIHQLMLQVARTSEQLNDSAARLQTGCNEMSDNVHKQQSEVDQIAAAMNEMESTVREVASHAQTASTAAQEGNAQAREGSMRVGRVREVIIEQAELIRSSADEVSALQQSGAQIGQVMEVIRGIAEQTNLLALNAAIEAARAGNAGRGFAVVSDEVRQLAGRTHESTQQIQQTVEALQEHISRAVSVMHTSSERSRQSVEEAEAAHEALQAISIAIDNIEGMNLQIAAATEQQGATAAELSRNLEHIVDVSNTTLRHTVNASDNIGQLFAQADELRGVVGRFRL, encoded by the coding sequence ATGAAGTATCTGACTCTCTCGCAAAAGTTACTGTTTGGAGTCATTGTTCCCATAATACTTGCGTTTGGCATTTTAACGACGGTCATTGGATTTCAGCTGGACTCTTCGCTGACCAGCATGCATGAAGAGGCTGCAAGCAATAACGTGGAGTCTCGTTCGTCGGAAATTTCCCGTTGGCTCACCGGTTATATGAATTGGCTCAGTAGTCTGGCCAATAGTGAGTCCCTCAGGTATTCCATGTCCAATGAGGAGCGGTCAGACTGGCTGAAGCGTTATGTAATCAATGATCCGGCGATTGACGTTTTGCTTTTTGCCGATAGAGATGGCATGACCATTACGCAAAAGGGCCCCACACCTTTGGATGTCAGTGATCGGGAATATTTTCAGGAACTTCTCAGTGGCCGTAGCCGCAGTGGCATTATTTCCCAGCCCATGATTTCCAAAGCCACCGGTCATCCGGTATCCGTTGTCGCTGTGCCGGTGATTGAAAATAACCGGACAATAGGAGTGCTCGCTGTCGCGTTGACACTGGAAGAGCTGTCCAAGGTCGCCAATCAACTGGCGGCGAATCCGGGGGCCGGTGAATTTGGGTGGGTTGTAGATGCCGATGGTGTTGCGGTGGCACATCCTGATAAAACCATGCGGATGAAACTGAATATCACCAAAGGTGATCAAAACGGATTTCTTGGCATGACCGCACTGAGCCGGGAAGTGCTCAGTGGCCGTAGCGGCATAGGAAGTTACTTACGTCCGGACGGCGAAAAGTTCGTTATGATTTTTGCGCCAATTGAAGTCAGCCCCGGATGGGTGATCGGTTTGTCCGTGCCGGCCAAAAATTTTACCAAAACAACCTACGCTATTCTGCGAAACATTATTACCCTGATGGTTCTGGCATTTATTGCTCTGGTGATTGTATTGATTGGGATTTCGGGGATGATCGTCAAACCGATTCGACGGGTAGTCAATATGCTGAAGGATATTGCCGAAGGTGAGGGGGATCTGACCCAGCGACTACCAGTGGAAGGCAAAGATGAACAGGCGCAGCTGGCGGATGGTTTTAATCGGTTTGCCGACCGTATTCATCAATTGATGCTGCAAGTTGCGAGAACCAGCGAACAATTGAATGACAGTGCCGCACGATTGCAAACCGGTTGCAATGAAATGTCAGACAACGTACATAAACAACAATCCGAAGTGGATCAGATTGCCGCTGCCATGAATGAGATGGAAAGTACGGTCCGTGAAGTGGCCTCTCACGCACAGACAGCGTCGACTGCCGCGCAAGAAGGTAACGCACAGGCGCGCGAAGGTTCAATGAGAGTTGGCCGGGTACGGGAAGTCATCATTGAACAGGCCGAATTGATTCGCAGTAGTGCGGATGAAGTGTCGGCATTGCAACAGTCAGGCGCACAGATCGGTCAGGTGATGGAAGTGATTCGCGGCATCGCCGAACAAACCAATCTGTTGGCCCTTAATGCCGCCATTGAAGCCGCCCGTGCAGGTAACGCCGGTCGTGGTTTTGCCGTAGTGTCTGATGAGGTTCGACAACTGGCTGGACGAACCCATGAATCCACACAACAGATTCAGCAAACGGTTGAAGCTTTACAGGAACATATCTCCCGTGCTGTCAGTGTTATGCATACCAGTTCGGAGCGTTCCAGACAAAGTGTTGAAGAAGCAGAAGCTGCACACGAGGCGCTGCAGGCCATTTCCATTGCCATTGACAATATAGAAGGCATGAATCTGCAGATCGCAGCCGCCACTGAACAACAGGGAGCGACTGCAGCAGAGTTGAGCCGCAATCTCGAACACATCGTGGATGTGAGCAATACTACTCTGCGGCATACGGTCAATGCATCAGACAATATCGGCCAGTTGTTTGCTCAGGCCGATGAACTGCGTGGTGTCGTGGGCCGCTTCAGACTCTGA
- a CDS encoding DUF6691 family protein codes for MTHSDRLFARISVPLISGVVFGLGLLISGMNNPGKIRGFLDILGAWQPQLIAVMIPAVIIFGLAFRYSRTLKAPWLHDIFHMPSLNGISLRLLAGATLFGIGWGLIGLCPGPVLVDLASFQWPVYGFLIAMIAGNRLAHHLIGPAK; via the coding sequence ATGACACACTCAGACAGGCTGTTTGCGAGGATTTCAGTTCCATTGATCAGTGGTGTTGTATTCGGTCTTGGCCTGCTGATTTCCGGCATGAACAATCCCGGCAAGATTCGTGGTTTTCTGGATATTCTGGGAGCATGGCAACCACAACTGATTGCCGTGATGATTCCCGCCGTAATCATATTCGGACTCGCCTTTCGCTACAGCCGAACCTTAAAAGCTCCCTGGCTGCATGACATTTTTCATATGCCCAGTCTGAATGGAATTTCACTAAGGCTGTTAGCCGGAGCGACATTATTTGGAATCGGCTGGGGACTGATAGGACTTTGTCCAGGCCCGGTACTGGTGGACCTGGCTAGTTTTCAATGGCCGGTGTACGGTTTTCTGATTGCCATGATAGCGGGTAATCGCCTCGCCCATCATTTGATCGGCCCGGCAAAATAA